A DNA window from Maledivibacter sp. contains the following coding sequences:
- a CDS encoding FAD-dependent oxidoreductase produces the protein MKDQKILIIGGVAAGTKTAAKLKRENPNLNVTVITRDEYISYAGCGLPYYVGGIIEEKKELVVKTPEDFKLITGVDVFIKHEAIDIDKHNKIAHVRVLTTGETKEFEYDKLVFATGASPFIPPIEGKDLKGVFSLRKVEDAIAIRELIDSGKITRAVVVGGGFIGLETAENLFEKNIDVTLIELAPHILPGFDEEIALYAQNHMSDKGINILTKEKAVAIKGKNKVQRVVTDKRELDADIVVMSVGVRANVELAKNMGIEIGETGAIKVNANMETNISDVYAVGDCAESMNLITGKPAWYPMGSTANKMGRVAGININKDGEKDSLKGVLGTTVVKLFGLNAAKTGLSEVAAKKEGYNTISVLVPGNDKAHYYPGYRMIITKLIADKDSHRILGAQVIGEGVVDKPIDIIATAITLGAKVEDLEKLDLAYAPPFSMAMSTTILAANVLLNKLKNKIDSISPVELRDRIDEVVILDVRDEASNMICSIPDAINIYSEELYMRTDELDKNKETVLVCKVGKNAYLSYIKLKEMGFTNLKVLEGGMIAYPYETV, from the coding sequence ATGAAGGATCAAAAGATTTTAATAATTGGCGGTGTTGCTGCGGGAACGAAAACCGCTGCAAAGCTTAAAAGAGAAAATCCCAATCTAAATGTAACGGTTATTACAAGGGATGAATACATCTCATATGCTGGATGTGGATTACCCTACTATGTTGGTGGGATAATTGAAGAAAAGAAGGAATTGGTTGTTAAGACTCCCGAGGATTTTAAACTAATAACAGGAGTAGATGTCTTTATTAAGCATGAAGCCATAGACATAGATAAACATAATAAAATAGCCCATGTAAGGGTTTTAACCACTGGAGAAACAAAAGAATTTGAGTATGATAAGTTGGTATTTGCAACGGGGGCATCTCCATTTATTCCTCCAATTGAAGGAAAGGATCTTAAAGGCGTTTTTTCATTGAGAAAGGTGGAAGATGCCATTGCCATAAGAGAACTTATAGATAGTGGTAAAATTACAAGGGCAGTAGTTGTTGGTGGTGGATTTATAGGACTAGAGACTGCGGAAAACCTTTTTGAAAAAAACATAGATGTGACACTTATTGAATTGGCTCCCCATATATTACCTGGGTTTGATGAAGAGATCGCTTTATATGCTCAAAATCATATGAGTGATAAGGGCATCAATATATTGACTAAAGAAAAAGCAGTAGCTATAAAGGGTAAAAACAAGGTGCAAAGGGTTGTTACCGATAAAAGAGAATTGGATGCCGATATAGTAGTTATGTCCGTAGGAGTTAGAGCAAATGTAGAATTGGCTAAAAATATGGGAATAGAAATAGGTGAAACGGGGGCCATTAAGGTAAATGCCAATATGGAAACTAATATCTCCGATGTTTATGCCGTAGGTGATTGTGCAGAAAGTATGAATCTTATTACAGGTAAGCCAGCATGGTACCCCATGGGTTCAACAGCCAATAAAATGGGGAGAGTAGCAGGAATAAATATAAATAAAGATGGGGAAAAAGACTCACTAAAGGGTGTATTAGGAACTACTGTAGTTAAATTATTTGGATTAAATGCTGCAAAAACAGGTCTTTCTGAGGTGGCTGCTAAAAAGGAAGGCTACAACACCATTAGTGTTTTAGTTCCCGGTAATGATAAGGCCCATTATTATCCTGGATACAGAATGATAATAACCAAGCTGATAGCTGATAAAGATAGTCATAGGATTTTAGGTGCCCAGGTCATAGGTGAAGGTGTGGTTGATAAGCCTATAGATATTATTGCCACTGCAATAACCCTAGGGGCTAAGGTAGAGGATTTAGAGAAGCTTGACTTAGCTTATGCACCACCATTTTCAATGGCCATGTCAACTACCATATTAGCGGCTAATGTTCTCCTTAATAAATTAAAGAATAAAATAGACAGTATTTCACCGGTGGAGTTAAGGGATAGGATAGATGAAGTAGTTATATTGGATGTTAGGGATGAAGCCTCCAATATGATATGTTCAATTCCAGATGCTATAAACATCTATTCCGAAGAATTATATATGAGAACAGATGAATTGGATAAAAACAAAGAGACGGTTTTAGTTTGTAAGGTAGGTAAAAATGCTTATCTTTCATATATAAAGCTTAAGGAAATGGGCTTCACGAATCTTAAAGTTCTTGAAGGTGGAATGATAGCATATCCCTATGAGACAGTTTAG
- a CDS encoding DUF3189 family protein gives MHVIYHDIGGSHSSVVATYIHLNRLPVDRIPSTKEILEVPMFDKLQKNQRGRLIFHGIDEYENRIYTLSRLYYKQPITNAITSIPNMIGLKENELALVDTSPSVNFMMQLGGGSSRKLKMVRFGRPIVAYGVTKAYGDIVDLVNKTKLKITPS, from the coding sequence ATGCATGTTATATATCACGATATCGGAGGTAGTCATTCTTCCGTTGTTGCTACATATATTCACTTAAATAGACTTCCCGTTGATAGAATACCTTCTACAAAGGAAATATTAGAAGTACCTATGTTTGATAAGCTACAAAAAAATCAGCGAGGAAGATTGATTTTTCATGGAATAGATGAATATGAAAATAGAATCTATACATTAAGCAGACTATATTATAAGCAGCCCATTACAAACGCAATAACATCCATTCCAAATATGATAGGCTTAAAGGAAAATGAATTAGCCCTAGTGGACACTTCCCCTTCGGTAAATTTTATGATGCAGTTAGGAGGAGGTAGTTCTAGAAAATTAAAAATGGTTAGATTTGGAAGACCTATAGTAGCCTATGGAGTAACAAAGGCCTATGGAGATATAGTAGACCTAGTAAATAAAACCAAATTGAAGATTACACCAAGTTAA
- a CDS encoding aminotransferase class I/II-fold pyridoxal phosphate-dependent enzyme, with protein sequence MKSLDQSRAPLFEAMDAYHNRDVIPFDVPGHKHGKGIKEMVDYFGSTMFELDVNAMKCLDNICNPIGVIREAEELAARAYGAENAFFLVNGTTSGVQTMIMSACSPGDKIILPRNAHKSATTALILSGAVPVYIQPEINEELGIAMGVTIDVIQRAVIEHPDAKAIFLINPTYYGATSDLKSIVDIAHQRGIAVLIDEAHGAHMKFHEELPLEAMDMGTDMCAVSTHKTGGSLTQSSILLLNKGLIDAKTVKTTLNLTQTTSASYLLMVSIDIARKQLATKGEEMLKEVLALSRWARDSINDIPGLYAFGKELIGTPGVFNFDETKLGINVRKLGLTGFEVYDILRDKYNIQTELGDMYNVLAIMSLGDTQESVEVLVNALKDIGKKYKSSKQIKGKKGILKNPELIVSPRAAYYSRKKLVRFEEAEGEVSGESIMAYPPGIPVVTPGERITDEMIGYIMRLKEEHSLLQGTEDPYVEYIKVLRG encoded by the coding sequence TTGAAATCATTAGATCAGAGTAGGGCACCTTTATTTGAAGCTATGGATGCATACCATAACAGAGATGTTATACCCTTTGATGTACCAGGACATAAGCACGGTAAAGGGATAAAAGAAATGGTAGATTATTTTGGTAGTACGATGTTTGAGCTAGATGTAAATGCTATGAAGTGTCTTGATAATATATGTAATCCCATAGGCGTAATAAGGGAAGCAGAGGAACTTGCCGCTAGGGCCTATGGAGCTGAAAATGCATTTTTTCTTGTCAATGGAACTACTTCTGGGGTTCAAACCATGATCATGAGTGCTTGCAGCCCAGGGGATAAGATAATACTTCCCCGTAATGCACATAAATCAGCTACAACGGCTTTGATATTGAGTGGTGCTGTTCCAGTGTATATTCAGCCAGAGATAAATGAAGAACTAGGGATTGCCATGGGGGTAACAATTGATGTAATTCAAAGGGCCGTAATAGAGCATCCCGATGCTAAGGCAATATTCCTAATAAATCCAACCTACTATGGGGCAACATCGGATTTAAAATCAATTGTTGACATTGCCCACCAAAGAGGTATAGCTGTACTTATCGATGAAGCCCACGGAGCCCATATGAAGTTCCATGAAGAGCTTCCCCTTGAGGCAATGGATATGGGAACGGATATGTGTGCGGTGAGTACCCATAAGACAGGGGGATCTTTGACTCAAAGTTCAATATTGTTATTAAATAAAGGACTTATAGATGCAAAAACTGTGAAAACCACCCTAAATCTTACTCAGACAACAAGTGCATCCTACTTACTTATGGTAAGTATAGATATTGCAAGAAAACAACTTGCTACTAAGGGAGAAGAAATGCTTAAGGAAGTATTGGCTTTATCCAGGTGGGCAAGGGATTCAATAAATGATATACCAGGATTATATGCATTTGGAAAGGAGCTTATAGGAACTCCAGGGGTATTTAATTTTGATGAAACAAAACTCGGAATAAATGTAAGAAAGTTAGGGCTGACTGGATTCGAAGTATATGATATTTTAAGAGATAAATATAATATTCAGACTGAACTAGGGGATATGTACAATGTACTTGCTATTATGAGCCTAGGAGATACACAAGAATCCGTAGAAGTCTTGGTTAATGCTTTAAAAGATATAGGGAAAAAATATAAAAGTAGTAAACAAATTAAAGGCAAAAAAGGGATTTTAAAAAATCCAGAGTTGATTGTATCACCCAGAGCCGCTTATTATAGCAGAAAGAAATTGGTAAGATTTGAAGAGGCTGAGGGAGAAGTCAGTGGAGAATCTATTATGGCATATCCCCCAGGAATTCCAGTTGTCACCCCCGGTGAACGGATAACAGATGAAATGATAGGATATATCATGAGATTAAAGGAAGAACATAGCTTGCTTCAGGGAACAGAGGACCCATATGTGGAATATATAAAGGTGCTGAGGGGCTAA
- a CDS encoding M20/M25/M40 family metallo-hydrolase gives MVNGDRVVKEFMQYVQIDSQTRREGNFAKFIREELQKLGLDIIEDNAGEKVGSDANNIIATLKGDKAGQPIMLCCHMDTVTPGEGIKPIIRDEVIYSDGTTILGGDDKAGIAAIIEALKVIKEENLSHVDVEVVFTIAEEGGLNGSKNLDYSKIKSKLAFVLDSGGDPGQIVIQGPAQDKINVKIKGKPAHAGVCPEEGVSAIQVASSAINRMNLLRIDEDTTANIGIINGGKATNIVCPEVEINAEARSLSNEKLDKQMTHMVQCFKEAAKEFGADAEIETSRAYGAFSIDENDEIVKMAKTACGNIDLKAFTASTGGGSDTNILNVNGIKAINLGIGERKAHTLEEHLAIKDLVNTSKLVLEIIKIA, from the coding sequence ATGGTAAATGGTGATAGAGTGGTAAAAGAATTTATGCAATATGTGCAAATTGACAGCCAAACAAGAAGGGAAGGAAATTTTGCAAAGTTTATAAGGGAAGAGCTTCAAAAGCTTGGACTAGACATTATAGAAGACAATGCAGGTGAAAAAGTAGGCTCCGATGCCAATAACATAATCGCTACCCTTAAGGGAGACAAAGCTGGACAGCCTATTATGTTATGCTGTCATATGGATACTGTGACCCCAGGAGAAGGAATAAAACCAATTATAAGGGATGAAGTAATCTATAGTGATGGAACTACTATTTTAGGTGGAGATGACAAAGCGGGTATCGCTGCGATAATAGAGGCTTTGAAGGTTATAAAGGAAGAAAACCTTTCCCATGTAGATGTAGAAGTAGTATTTACCATTGCTGAAGAGGGCGGTCTTAATGGTTCAAAGAACCTTGATTACTCAAAAATAAAATCAAAACTCGCCTTCGTTTTAGATAGTGGTGGAGATCCTGGGCAAATAGTGATACAAGGGCCTGCCCAGGATAAAATAAATGTTAAGATAAAAGGAAAGCCTGCCCATGCAGGGGTTTGCCCAGAAGAGGGTGTAAGTGCTATTCAAGTCGCATCATCAGCAATAAATAGGATGAACCTTCTAAGGATTGATGAAGATACTACGGCAAATATTGGTATAATAAATGGGGGCAAGGCAACTAATATAGTTTGCCCAGAGGTAGAAATAAATGCAGAGGCCAGAAGCCTAAGTAATGAAAAGCTAGATAAGCAAATGACCCATATGGTACAATGCTTTAAAGAGGCCGCAAAGGAGTTCGGAGCAGATGCTGAGATAGAAACATCTAGAGCCTATGGAGCCTTTTCGATAGATGAAAACGATGAAATCGTCAAAATGGCAAAAACAGCTTGTGGTAATATAGACCTAAAAGCATTCACAGCTTCAACCGGTGGAGGTAGTGATACAAATATATTAAATGTAAATGGCATAAAAGCTATAAACCTTGGTATAGGTGAAAGGAAGGCCCATACCCTAGAAGAACATTTAGCCATCAAGGATCTTGTAAATACTTCTAAATTAGTATTAGAGATAATAAAGATAGCTTAA
- a CDS encoding metal-sensitive transcriptional regulator: MAGNEDSKKKIISRLRTLKGHIAGIEKMVEDGKNCEDILIQISAIKSSIHKIGTIIVEEHAIDCLLSKEDDGEFDKEKAKKVIKTLINYTK, from the coding sequence ATGGCTGGGAATGAAGATTCTAAGAAGAAAATTATAAGTAGATTGAGAACCCTCAAGGGACATATTGCGGGTATAGAAAAGATGGTGGAAGATGGAAAGAATTGTGAAGATATTTTAATTCAAATATCAGCTATAAAATCATCAATCCATAAAATAGGAACAATTATTGTAGAGGAGCATGCCATAGATTGTCTGTTAAGCAAAGAAGATGATGGTGAATTTGATAAAGAAAAAGCCAAAAAAGTTATAAAAACATTGATAAATTATACTAAATGA
- a CDS encoding NAD(P)H-dependent oxidoreductase subunit E, with translation MEKTIVDRSLLKSIDDILEKNDFDKHNLLTILQETQSLIPNHYIPEEVAKHVGLRLNIPTSKVYDVITFFSALSDKPKGTHVIQLCKSAVCRLNKYQTVRSILERELDIKMGETTADGAFSLEYTACFGACDVSPAFRIDERVYGNLTESKIIEIISNYRGSNHG, from the coding sequence ATGGAAAAAACTATAGTTGACAGAAGCTTACTAAAAAGTATTGATGACATACTTGAAAAGAATGATTTTGACAAGCATAATTTACTGACTATCCTCCAAGAAACCCAATCATTAATACCAAATCATTATATACCAGAAGAAGTTGCCAAACATGTAGGTTTAAGGCTCAATATTCCAACTAGTAAGGTATATGACGTAATCACCTTTTTTTCAGCTCTTTCCGATAAACCCAAGGGTACACATGTTATACAGCTTTGTAAAAGTGCGGTATGTAGGTTAAACAAATATCAAACTGTTAGGAGTATTCTGGAAAGAGAGCTTGATATAAAGATGGGTGAAACAACTGCCGATGGAGCTTTTAGTCTAGAATATACAGCTTGCTTTGGCGCCTGCGATGTATCACCAGCCTTTAGGATTGATGAAAGAGTTTATGGCAATTTAACTGAATCTAAGATAATTGAAATAATTAGTAATTACAGGGGGTCTAACCATGGATAG
- a CDS encoding SLBB domain-containing protein has product MDRTVNVISKNFKKYNIESIDEYINLGGFNGLKRAFDLGPQGIIKELKISDLRGRGGAAYPTGKKWDQASKVPGNRKIIICNADEGEPATFKDRYLLEYDPFKVIEGMIIAAITFNSSEGYIYIREEYKYLHDRFRKAIQLAKKNGFLGENILNSSFNFDIVVFSGAGAYVCGESTALIESMEGKSGRPRLKLNRTSEKGLYQLPTLANNIETLATVATILDIGGEEYSKYGTKDSKGTKLISLCGNINKPGAYEIPFGVTLKEIIYDIGGGIKDGNTLKFLQLGGASGPLVPANMIDLKYCYKDLKDNGIDIGSGAILVADDTNKVVDFLKSVQDFFLHESCGKCTPCREGNRQITKIINRFVNDTASIADLKTIEKFANVMKYASFCGLGKTAPTALLSAIKHFPIEFYQHINTVRKTS; this is encoded by the coding sequence ATGGATAGGACTGTTAATGTTATTTCAAAAAATTTTAAAAAATACAATATCGAGTCAATCGATGAATATATTAATTTAGGCGGATTCAATGGACTAAAAAGGGCCTTTGATTTAGGCCCACAGGGTATAATTAAAGAATTGAAAATCAGCGACCTTAGGGGTAGAGGTGGGGCGGCATATCCTACGGGTAAAAAATGGGATCAAGCTTCTAAGGTTCCAGGGAATAGAAAGATTATAATCTGTAATGCCGACGAAGGAGAACCCGCAACCTTTAAGGATAGATACCTACTTGAATACGATCCCTTCAAGGTTATTGAAGGAATGATAATAGCAGCTATTACATTTAATTCAAGTGAAGGTTATATCTATATTAGAGAAGAATATAAGTATCTTCATGATAGGTTTAGAAAAGCAATTCAGCTTGCAAAGAAAAATGGATTTCTTGGTGAAAACATTCTAAATAGCAGCTTCAACTTTGATATAGTGGTTTTCTCAGGTGCAGGTGCATATGTTTGTGGTGAAAGTACTGCTTTAATCGAATCCATGGAGGGTAAAAGCGGAAGACCTCGACTCAAGCTCAACCGGACTAGCGAAAAAGGACTTTATCAGCTACCGACCCTTGCAAATAATATTGAAACCCTTGCGACGGTGGCCACAATTTTGGACATTGGTGGAGAAGAATACTCTAAGTATGGAACAAAGGATAGTAAGGGAACTAAGTTAATAAGTCTTTGTGGAAATATCAACAAACCAGGTGCCTACGAAATACCATTTGGAGTTACTTTAAAGGAAATCATCTACGACATTGGTGGGGGAATAAAGGATGGAAATACCCTTAAATTCCTTCAACTGGGAGGAGCTTCTGGTCCCCTTGTTCCCGCTAACATGATTGATTTGAAATACTGTTATAAGGATTTAAAGGATAACGGAATAGACATAGGCTCAGGAGCCATATTAGTGGCTGATGATACAAATAAAGTGGTGGATTTCCTTAAATCAGTCCAAGACTTCTTCTTACATGAAAGCTGTGGTAAATGTACCCCTTGTAGAGAAGGTAATAGACAAATAACTAAAATTATCAATAGATTTGTAAATGATACGGCGAGCATAGCAGATCTAAAAACCATTGAAAAATTTGCCAATGTAATGAAATATGCTTCCTTCTGCGGATTAGGTAAAACTGCTCCAACAGCCTTACTTTCAGCAATAAAACACTTCCCAATAGAATTTTATCAACATATCAATACCGTAAGAAAAACAAGTTAA
- a CDS encoding HDIG domain-containing protein, with protein MEIKRDKSFELLKEYVESSSLLKHCLAVEASMIGYAKKFGEDVELWASCGLLHDIDFEKYPEEHPLIGVDILRDKGYPEDFVIAIKGHADRTGTPRETLLAKTLYAVDELSSFIIACVLVRPNKFEGLKVKSVKKKLKDKGFAKAVNREQIKTSAEALGVDMTEHIQTLIDALVQREEELKEQGLSLIQ; from the coding sequence ATGGAGATAAAGAGAGATAAGTCATTTGAACTACTCAAGGAATATGTAGAGTCAAGCAGTTTGCTAAAGCATTGTTTGGCCGTTGAGGCATCAATGATAGGATATGCTAAAAAATTTGGAGAAGATGTGGAGTTATGGGCTTCTTGTGGTCTTTTGCATGATATTGATTTTGAAAAATATCCTGAAGAGCATCCCCTAATAGGAGTAGATATATTAAGGGATAAGGGTTATCCAGAGGATTTTGTCATAGCTATAAAGGGACATGCCGATCGTACTGGTACTCCAAGAGAAACATTGCTGGCAAAGACATTATATGCTGTTGATGAGCTTTCAAGCTTTATAATTGCTTGTGTCCTTGTGAGGCCTAATAAGTTTGAAGGCTTAAAGGTAAAATCCGTCAAGAAAAAGCTTAAGGACAAAGGATTTGCAAAGGCGGTAAATAGAGAACAGATTAAGACAAGTGCCGAAGCCCTTGGAGTAGATATGACCGAACATATTCAGACATTAATAGATGCTTTGGTGCAAAGGGAAGAGGAATTAAAGGAACAAGGATTAAGCCTAATACAATAA
- a CDS encoding sulfurtransferase TusA family protein, with product MAEINLNCKGMQCPGPIMQVFKAFKEANSGDILNVKVTDRGFTKDIAAWCKKTKNELLELNEGEREISAKIKIK from the coding sequence ATGGCAGAGATAAATTTGAATTGTAAAGGGATGCAGTGTCCAGGGCCAATCATGCAGGTCTTTAAAGCCTTTAAAGAAGCAAATTCAGGGGATATTTTAAATGTTAAGGTTACGGATAGAGGTTTCACAAAGGATATAGCAGCATGGTGTAAGAAGACAAAAAATGAGCTTTTGGAGCTTAATGAAGGTGAAAGGGAAATAAGTGCAAAAATTAAAATAAAGTAG
- a CDS encoding NADH-dependent [FeFe] hydrogenase, group A6: MKNCTLIIDNKEITVPEGTTILEAAKKVSINIPTLCNHPDQNVKANCRICLVQVGPDKLVTACSTPVRDGMNVITHSKLVRDTQRGVLELILANHPQDCLKCIRNGKCELQTLCEMFHISKSNLEDEIDALEADESSPAIIRDHRKCIKCNRCIEVCQEVQGVGVLSHAHRSIDYCITPAFEKKLMNTLCVFCGQCTSVCPVGAIYEKDDTEKVWNALYDKNLHVIVQIAPAVRVSIGEEFGFKPGTKVTGKVVAALRRLGFDKVFDTNFTADLTIMEEGHELIDRIKNGGTLPMITSCSPGWINYIEGFYPNLLDHISTCKSPQQMFGALSKTYYSEKIDIDPAQIFTVSIMPCTAKKYEAERKEMSSYGYKDVDAVLTTRELARMIKSASIDFPNIDEEDFDEPFGITTGAGAIFGATGGVMEAALRTVYEVVTGDELQSLDFVDVRGIEGIKESEVDLNGTRVKVAVAHGLSNAKKVLELVKQGKCDYTFVEVMCCPGGCIGGGGQPIGSSMEVKKERIEGIYDIDRNMTLRKSHENPAIIKIYEEFLDKPLGKISHNILHTHYSPRNEKLDLDYVEPSEIAATGQSS; encoded by the coding sequence ATGAAAAATTGTACTTTGATTATAGACAATAAGGAAATTACCGTACCAGAGGGTACTACTATATTGGAAGCCGCAAAAAAGGTTAGTATAAATATCCCTACACTTTGTAATCATCCCGATCAAAATGTTAAGGCTAATTGTAGAATATGTTTAGTTCAGGTTGGCCCTGATAAATTGGTAACTGCATGTTCTACTCCTGTTCGTGATGGCATGAATGTAATAACTCATTCAAAACTAGTTAGGGATACTCAAAGAGGTGTATTAGAGTTGATCCTAGCTAATCATCCACAGGATTGCTTAAAGTGTATTAGAAACGGTAAATGTGAGCTGCAAACCCTTTGTGAAATGTTCCATATATCAAAGAGTAATCTTGAGGATGAAATAGACGCTTTGGAGGCCGATGAATCCAGTCCAGCTATTATCAGAGATCATAGAAAATGTATCAAATGCAATAGATGTATTGAAGTCTGTCAAGAGGTTCAAGGCGTGGGGGTATTGAGCCATGCCCATAGGTCAATAGACTACTGCATAACTCCTGCCTTTGAGAAAAAACTTATGAATACATTATGTGTTTTTTGTGGCCAATGTACTTCTGTCTGTCCAGTTGGTGCAATATACGAAAAGGATGATACTGAAAAGGTTTGGAATGCCCTTTATGATAAAAACCTTCATGTTATCGTTCAAATAGCTCCAGCGGTTAGAGTAAGTATTGGTGAAGAGTTTGGATTCAAACCCGGTACAAAGGTGACTGGAAAGGTTGTTGCTGCTTTAAGAAGATTAGGTTTTGACAAGGTGTTCGATACTAACTTTACCGCAGACCTTACTATTATGGAGGAGGGGCATGAGCTGATCGACAGAATAAAAAATGGTGGCACTCTCCCAATGATTACATCCTGCAGCCCCGGTTGGATAAATTATATAGAAGGCTTTTATCCCAACCTGCTAGACCATATCTCCACTTGTAAATCTCCTCAACAAATGTTCGGTGCCCTTTCAAAAACATATTATTCAGAAAAAATAGATATTGATCCAGCTCAGATTTTTACAGTATCTATCATGCCATGTACTGCTAAGAAGTATGAAGCGGAAAGAAAAGAAATGTCATCCTATGGATATAAGGATGTAGATGCGGTTCTTACAACAAGGGAGCTTGCACGTATGATAAAATCTGCCAGCATAGACTTTCCCAATATTGATGAAGAAGATTTCGATGAACCATTCGGTATAACTACTGGTGCTGGAGCTATTTTTGGTGCTACGGGTGGAGTTATGGAAGCAGCCCTTAGAACAGTTTATGAAGTAGTCACTGGCGACGAACTACAAAGTCTTGATTTTGTAGATGTCAGGGGAATAGAAGGAATTAAAGAATCGGAAGTAGACCTAAATGGAACAAGGGTTAAAGTTGCCGTGGCCCATGGACTTAGCAATGCTAAGAAGGTATTGGAGCTGGTAAAGCAAGGTAAATGTGATTATACCTTTGTGGAAGTAATGTGTTGCCCAGGGGGGTGTATAGGCGGTGGTGGTCAACCGATAGGCTCAAGTATGGAAGTAAAGAAAGAGAGAATAGAAGGTATATACGATATAGATAGGAATATGACGCTTAGAAAATCCCATGAAAATCCTGCTATTATTAAGATATACGAAGAATTTTTAGATAAGCCTTTAGGAAAAATATCCCACAATATTCTTCATACCCACTATAGCCCACGTAATGAAAAACTGGATTTGGATTATGTGGAGCCATCTGAAATAGCAGCAACGGGACAAAGCAGCTGA
- a CDS encoding DsrE/DsrF/DrsH-like family protein, translating into MTDKKTMIVFSGDLDKVMASFIIANGAAAMGNEVTMFFTFWGLNALRKAKKIKTKKDFMEKMFGWMMPRGAEKLGLSKMNFGGMGAKMMKDIMKKKNVNSLPELIEMAQMMGVKMVACTMSMDVMGLKEEELIEGIEFAGVASYLGEADDANVNLFI; encoded by the coding sequence ATGACAGACAAAAAGACTATGATAGTCTTTAGTGGAGATTTGGATAAGGTCATGGCAAGTTTCATTATAGCAAATGGTGCAGCTGCCATGGGTAATGAAGTAACTATGTTCTTCACATTTTGGGGATTAAATGCTTTGAGAAAAGCAAAGAAGATCAAGACCAAAAAGGATTTTATGGAAAAGATGTTTGGTTGGATGATGCCCAGAGGAGCTGAAAAATTAGGACTTTCAAAAATGAACTTTGGTGGCATGGGTGCTAAAATGATGAAGGATATAATGAAAAAGAAAAATGTAAATAGCCTTCCGGAGCTTATAGAAATGGCTCAAATGATGGGTGTCAAGATGGTTGCATGTACCATGTCCATGGATGTCATGGGACTTAAGGAAGAAGAACTAATTGAGGGAATAGAGTTTGCAGGTGTGGCATCTTATCTAGGTGAAGCCGATGATGCAAATGTAAATTTATTTATATAA